The following proteins come from a genomic window of Paenibacillus spongiae:
- a CDS encoding acyl-CoA thioesterase has product MKKSAMDIVVRSTEIDVNGHVNNAKYLEYLEWGREAWYEEAGLYYDVFLQMGIQTVTVNININYRRECRQGDRLAITTEPERAGRTSYVLRQEIVNDRGERCADALVTCVTMDSETRQSTELPDLLRELFPGNRE; this is encoded by the coding sequence ATGAAGAAATCAGCCATGGACATTGTTGTGCGTTCGACGGAGATCGATGTGAACGGCCATGTCAATAATGCGAAGTACCTGGAGTATTTGGAGTGGGGGCGGGAAGCCTGGTATGAGGAAGCGGGATTATACTACGATGTGTTCCTGCAGATGGGCATCCAAACCGTCACCGTCAACATTAATATCAATTACCGGAGGGAATGCCGCCAAGGGGACCGCCTTGCGATTACAACCGAACCGGAGCGGGCTGGCAGAACCAGCTATGTATTGCGGCAAGAGATTGTGAACGACCGTGGAGAACGATGCGCAGACGCGCTCGTGACATGCGTTACAATGGACTCCGAGACACGCCAAAGCACGGAGCTTCCGGACCTTCTGCGCGAGTTATTTCCAGGCAATAGAGAATGA
- the fumC gene encoding class II fumarate hydratase: MTYRIEKDSMGEIQVPENRLWGAQTQRSLQNFKIGTEKMPIELIRGFAYLKKSAALANESLGKLDAAKASAIAAAADEILDGRWDGEFPLAVWQTGSGTQSNMNVNEVIARRAGQLMKEAGIEGAIHPNDDVNRSQSSNDTFPTAMHIAALKSVEELVLPAVAQLKRTLAGKSQAFAGIVKIGRTHLQDATPLTLGQEISGWVRMLEKAERNIGSSREELRELAIGGTAVGTGLNAHPEFGDRAAEEISKLTGISFVSAPNKFHALTSHDELVFVHGAFKALAADLMKIANDVRWLASGPRSGIGEIRIPENEPGSSIMPGKVNPTQSEALTMVVCQVMGNDAAIGFAASQGNFELNVFKPVIIHNFLQSARLLSDAIRSFDEHCAAGIEPNRETIQRHLNDSLMLVTALNPHIGYENAATIAKTAHKLGITLREAAVQSGLITPEKFDEVVRAEDMIHPKA, translated from the coding sequence ATGACATATCGGATCGAGAAAGATTCCATGGGTGAGATACAGGTGCCGGAGAACCGCCTTTGGGGCGCGCAAACACAGCGGAGCCTGCAAAATTTCAAAATCGGAACGGAGAAAATGCCGATCGAGCTAATCCGCGGATTCGCTTATCTGAAGAAAAGCGCCGCGCTCGCTAACGAATCGCTCGGCAAGCTTGATGCGGCGAAGGCATCCGCGATTGCGGCTGCGGCCGACGAAATATTGGACGGCCGATGGGATGGCGAATTTCCGCTTGCCGTCTGGCAGACCGGCAGCGGGACGCAGTCCAATATGAATGTGAATGAGGTGATCGCGCGGCGTGCGGGACAGCTTATGAAGGAAGCGGGCATCGAAGGCGCCATTCATCCGAATGATGATGTCAACCGTTCGCAAAGCTCGAACGACACCTTCCCCACAGCGATGCATATCGCTGCGCTCAAGAGCGTGGAAGAGCTCGTTCTGCCGGCTGTCGCGCAGCTGAAGAGGACGCTTGCCGGCAAGAGCCAAGCTTTCGCCGGCATCGTGAAGATCGGCCGCACCCATCTTCAGGATGCGACCCCTCTCACATTGGGGCAGGAGATTAGCGGATGGGTTCGCATGCTGGAGAAGGCCGAGCGGAACATCGGCAGCAGCCGCGAGGAGCTGCGCGAGCTTGCGATCGGCGGGACGGCGGTAGGGACGGGGCTCAATGCCCATCCGGAATTCGGCGACAGGGCGGCGGAGGAGATCAGCAAGCTGACGGGAATATCCTTCGTGAGCGCGCCGAACAAGTTCCATGCGCTGACGAGCCATGATGAGCTCGTATTCGTTCATGGCGCATTCAAGGCGCTTGCCGCCGACTTGATGAAGATAGCCAACGATGTGCGCTGGCTGGCCAGCGGCCCGCGCTCGGGCATCGGCGAAATCCGGATTCCGGAGAATGAGCCGGGCAGCTCCATTATGCCGGGCAAAGTGAATCCGACGCAGTCGGAAGCGCTCACGATGGTCGTTTGTCAAGTGATGGGCAACGATGCCGCAATCGGGTTTGCCGCAAGCCAAGGCAATTTCGAGCTGAACGTGTTCAAGCCGGTGATTATTCATAACTTTCTGCAATCCGCCAGGCTGCTCTCGGATGCGATCCGTTCTTTCGACGAGCACTGCGCGGCTGGCATCGAACCTAACCGCGAGACGATTCAGCGGCACCTGAACGATTCCTTAATGCTCGTGACGGCGCTCAATCCGCACATCGGTTACGAGAATGCGGCTACGATCGCGAAGACGGCGCATAAGCTGGGCATTACGCTGCGGGAAGCCGCCGTACAGAGCGGTCTCATTACGCCGGAGAAGTTCGATGAAGTCGTGCGTGCGGAGGATATGATTCACCCGAAGGCATGA
- a CDS encoding metallophosphoesterase, protein MSMRMLLSAVFFLTVFLGLNVLIGWNGSLFWGTVLSPAFMTIYWIAYGLIALSYLAAMLLQRFLPYRIYTWLKLIGAYGMALLFYSLILIPAGDLAAWLLRQAGMDARASVLLVGWFVVAMLVLLMLWGSLNAWRPIVRRYDITIDKQSGPYRELRIAAASDLHLGTIVGKRHLRRLVSVIDGLRPDVILLPGDVLDDSIDPFIRENMADVMKELRAPLGVYASLGNHEYYGGHIPEYIERMRAIGIEVLVDRTVHVSGSLYIAGRADKAAEGTKAGRLPIASLLHDLDRSQPVIVLDHQPYGYKMAAEAGADLVLSGHTHRGQMAPNHWITRRLFDLDWGYLRVGRLHAIVSSGFGTWGPPVRIGSRSEVLDIHITFRTSGEG, encoded by the coding sequence ATGAGCATGCGCATGCTATTATCGGCTGTTTTCTTTCTTACTGTATTTCTCGGCCTCAATGTCCTGATCGGCTGGAACGGTTCTTTATTCTGGGGAACCGTTCTCTCGCCGGCTTTCATGACGATTTATTGGATTGCTTATGGCCTCATCGCTTTATCCTATCTGGCGGCTATGCTGCTGCAGCGCTTCCTTCCTTATCGAATCTACACTTGGCTTAAGCTAATCGGCGCTTACGGAATGGCTCTGCTCTTCTATTCGCTAATTCTTATTCCGGCCGGTGATCTGGCGGCTTGGCTGCTTCGCCAGGCAGGTATGGATGCACGGGCATCCGTCCTGCTGGTCGGATGGTTCGTCGTCGCAATGCTTGTACTGCTTATGCTGTGGGGATCACTCAATGCCTGGCGTCCGATCGTCCGGCGATACGACATTACGATCGACAAGCAGTCCGGTCCTTACCGCGAGCTTCGCATCGCGGCCGCTTCGGACTTGCACTTGGGGACGATTGTCGGCAAGCGTCATCTGAGGCGGCTAGTCAGCGTAATCGACGGACTTCGCCCGGATGTTATTCTTCTTCCAGGAGATGTGCTCGACGACAGCATAGATCCGTTCATCCGCGAGAATATGGCCGATGTAATGAAGGAGCTGCGAGCGCCGCTCGGCGTCTATGCTTCGCTAGGCAACCATGAGTATTACGGCGGTCATATTCCCGAATATATCGAGCGTATGCGTGCGATCGGCATTGAGGTGCTGGTTGACCGCACGGTTCATGTATCCGGCAGCCTCTACATTGCCGGCCGTGCGGACAAAGCGGCCGAAGGGACCAAGGCAGGCAGGCTTCCGATCGCTTCGCTGCTCCATGACCTGGACCGCTCACAACCCGTTATCGTACTCGATCATCAACCGTACGGCTATAAGATGGCGGCCGAGGCTGGCGCCGATCTGGTGCTTTCCGGCCATACCCATCGGGGACAGATGGCTCCCAATCATTGGATTACCCGGCGGCTGTTTGATCTTGATTGGGGATATCTCCGCGTCGGCCGGCTCCATGCCATCGTTTCCTCGGGATTCGGCACATGGGGGCCTCCGGTTCGGATCGGAAGTCGCAGCGAAGTGCTGGATATTCATATTACGTTTCGAACTTCCGGTGAGGGGTAA
- a CDS encoding transglutaminase domain-containing protein: MYKLFAKLLLVAIVLTLGIGSEFRVVQVQARSTDMAPMEQLKMDIAAQLAQQQTEINVTYNGDKSELSKSLAELLRQAVSADDYIAYIVDSYFYTVRTWGLSAKIKLAVTYRETLEQSRLVDERVGEVLSGIVQPGMTVRDKVKKIHDWVVTNVEYDQSLSRYTAYEALNLGSAVCQGYTLLMYRMLEKAGIENRIIEGEVDTGSHVWNLVKLDGKWYHLDATWDDPVPDRAGTVGYKYFLKNDEQMRKDHTWVKAYPASY, encoded by the coding sequence GTGTATAAGTTGTTTGCAAAGTTACTATTGGTGGCTATTGTCCTTACACTGGGGATCGGCTCGGAATTCCGAGTTGTGCAGGTGCAAGCGCGATCGACGGATATGGCTCCGATGGAGCAGTTGAAGATGGATATCGCAGCCCAGCTTGCACAGCAGCAGACCGAAATTAACGTGACCTATAACGGGGATAAGTCGGAGTTGTCCAAAAGCCTTGCCGAGCTGCTCCGCCAAGCGGTATCGGCCGACGACTATATTGCTTATATTGTAGATTCCTATTTTTATACCGTACGCACCTGGGGGTTGTCCGCCAAGATCAAGCTGGCCGTAACTTACCGCGAGACGTTGGAACAATCCCGTCTGGTTGATGAACGGGTCGGTGAGGTATTATCCGGTATAGTGCAGCCGGGAATGACCGTCCGCGATAAGGTGAAGAAGATTCACGATTGGGTCGTGACGAACGTGGAATACGATCAGTCCCTCTCCAGGTATACAGCCTATGAGGCGCTGAACCTTGGGAGCGCCGTCTGCCAGGGCTATACGCTGCTCATGTACCGGATGCTCGAGAAGGCCGGCATCGAGAACCGCATCATCGAAGGCGAGGTCGACACGGGAAGCCATGTCTGGAACCTGGTGAAGCTTGACGGAAAGTGGTATCACCTGGATGCGACATGGGACGATCCCGTGCCGGATCGTGCTGGAACCGTCGGCTACAAGTATTTTTTGAAGAATGATGAACAGATGCGGAAGGATCATACATGGGTAAAAGCTTACCCGGCTTCGTACTAA
- a CDS encoding catalase: MMNEDQQHSSQTLTTRQGHPVTDNQNIRTVGDRGPSTLENYHFIEKITHFDRERVPERVVHARGAGAHGVFEAYGTAGNEPVSAYTRAKLFQEAGKQTPVFARFSTVIHGTHSPETLRDPRGFAIKFYTEDGIWDLVGNNLKIFFIRDPLKFPDMVHAFKPDPITNVQDMERFFDFVSMSPESTHMITFLFSPWGIPANYRQMQGSGVNTYKWVNQNGDAVLVKYHWEPIKQGIKNLLQREANEIQALNFNHATLDLYEAIKRGEYPEWELSVQIMSDGEHPELSFDPLDPTKLWPQEQFPFLPVGKMTLNRNPDDYFTEVEQASFGTGVLVDGLDFSDDKLLQGRTFSYSDTQRYRVGTNYLQLPINAPKANVATNQSGGQMLYRPDRAPGQNPHVNYEPSSLGGLQEAARQGNEHKPHYDADLTRQAIGRTNDFQQAGETYRAFEDWERDELIANLVDALRVCSSGIQERMIRHFSEADADYGRRVEKGLVQGGHRKIKSGQTDPEQAVDLSKRMGREADPY, from the coding sequence ATGATGAACGAAGATCAACAGCATTCAAGTCAGACGCTGACGACCCGGCAGGGCCATCCTGTCACGGATAACCAGAACATTCGGACCGTCGGGGACCGCGGCCCTAGTACGCTGGAAAACTACCATTTCATCGAGAAGATCACGCATTTCGACCGGGAGCGCGTACCCGAACGCGTCGTTCATGCGCGCGGCGCGGGTGCTCACGGCGTGTTTGAGGCTTATGGAACGGCAGGCAATGAACCCGTCTCTGCCTATACGCGGGCCAAGCTCTTCCAGGAAGCCGGAAAACAGACACCGGTCTTCGCCCGCTTCTCCACCGTTATTCACGGCACGCATTCGCCCGAGACGCTGCGGGATCCGCGCGGCTTCGCGATCAAATTTTATACCGAGGACGGCATCTGGGACTTGGTCGGGAACAATCTCAAAATCTTTTTTATCCGGGACCCGCTGAAGTTCCCCGATATGGTCCATGCGTTCAAGCCGGATCCCATCACGAACGTGCAGGATATGGAGCGCTTCTTCGATTTCGTATCCATGAGTCCGGAATCTACCCACATGATCACCTTCCTCTTCTCCCCTTGGGGCATTCCGGCGAATTACCGGCAGATGCAGGGGTCGGGCGTCAATACATACAAATGGGTAAATCAGAACGGCGATGCCGTACTGGTCAAGTATCATTGGGAGCCGATCAAGCAGGGGATCAAAAATTTGCTGCAGCGCGAAGCCAATGAAATACAGGCACTTAATTTCAATCATGCCACGCTGGACCTCTATGAAGCGATCAAGCGGGGCGAATATCCCGAATGGGAGCTAAGCGTGCAAATCATGAGCGATGGCGAGCATCCCGAGCTAAGCTTCGATCCGCTGGATCCGACCAAGCTCTGGCCGCAAGAGCAGTTCCCCTTCCTGCCAGTCGGGAAGATGACCTTGAACCGCAATCCGGACGATTACTTCACGGAAGTGGAGCAGGCCTCCTTCGGAACCGGGGTGCTGGTCGACGGGCTGGATTTCTCGGACGACAAGCTGCTGCAGGGACGAACCTTCTCCTACTCGGACACCCAGCGATATCGTGTCGGGACGAACTATTTGCAGCTTCCGATCAATGCGCCGAAGGCGAATGTCGCAACGAATCAAAGCGGAGGCCAGATGCTGTACCGTCCGGACCGCGCGCCAGGGCAGAATCCCCACGTGAATTACGAGCCTTCATCATTGGGAGGCTTGCAGGAGGCAGCGCGGCAGGGGAACGAGCATAAGCCTCACTATGATGCCGACCTGACCCGACAGGCAATCGGCCGGACGAACGACTTTCAGCAGGCCGGCGAGACATACCGCGCCTTCGAAGATTGGGAGCGGGACGAATTGATCGCCAATCTGGTCGATGCCTTGCGCGTATGCAGCAGCGGAATCCAGGAACGAATGATCCGGCACTTCTCGGAGGCTGATGCCGATTACGGAAGGCGGGTCGAGAAGGGGCTTGTGCAAGGGGGACACCGTAAGATCAAGAGCGGGCAGACGGACCCGGAACAGGCCGTCGATTTATCGAAACGCATGGGCCGCGAAGCAGATCCATATTAA
- a CDS encoding sporulation protein Cse60, whose amino-acid sequence MIQVKEFVDTDNSFAENKVNQFLATLDESQVVNICYGSVMKATLNGTGQQRSTILVVYRTSN is encoded by the coding sequence ATGATTCAAGTGAAAGAATTCGTCGACACGGATAACTCCTTTGCTGAGAACAAGGTCAATCAGTTTCTGGCAACGCTGGATGAAAGTCAAGTCGTTAATATTTGTTATGGATCGGTCATGAAGGCGACTTTGAACGGCACGGGGCAGCAGAGGAGTACGATTCTGGTCGTGTACAGAACGAGCAATTAG
- a CDS encoding GreA/GreB family elongation factor, with the protein MNHSLTGSKTQLINQLVYFDEEKAKFLEQYFSDQSKERAGMERLLTSYCKELEHIVSDFNETTLHSTVLIGSQVKLRYEDDDSCESYTVVFPNEAQPDLNRISFLSPIGRKLLLSKVMQSHELDIPSGVIKINVEGIKYAPIYNEN; encoded by the coding sequence ATGAACCATAGTTTAACCGGTTCGAAGACACAGCTGATCAACCAGCTCGTTTACTTTGACGAAGAGAAAGCCAAGTTCCTGGAACAGTATTTCAGCGATCAAAGTAAAGAGAGAGCCGGCATGGAGCGGCTGCTGACGTCCTATTGCAAGGAGCTCGAACACATCGTTTCGGACTTTAACGAAACAACGCTACACTCAACCGTTCTGATCGGAAGTCAGGTGAAGCTCCGTTATGAGGACGACGACTCCTGTGAAAGCTATACGGTCGTCTTTCCGAATGAAGCGCAGCCCGATTTGAACCGGATTTCGTTTCTCTCCCCGATCGGGAGAAAATTACTGCTGTCGAAAGTCATGCAGAGCCATGAACTCGATATTCCTTCGGGCGTCATTAAAATTAATGTTGAAGGTATTAAATATGCCCCGATATATAATGAGAATTAA
- a CDS encoding phytanoyl-CoA dioxygenase family protein, translating into MSIPAERQYKITPQDKEIFERDGYWISPKLIDDDQIERLRRAHDRIWSGDWDGDGEPMNYFRLHPNPDAIRKFDNGWWINDEVRTVVTDPFIGELAADLLDTNEIRLWHDQVIYKPGVGDKPTRDGNVGWHQDYGYWQSSDNSNMVTVWIALQDTDISNGAMMTILGSNHWGLVPESDGFFNQNMEELKEKYAGDREWIEEPCILKAGQASFHHGLTFHGSGVNRTNEPRLSVVAHLMPQGTGYRPRVQRHENVRLLGPRPVKGQPFANEYFPVLYKR; encoded by the coding sequence ATGAGCATACCGGCAGAGCGCCAATACAAAATTACGCCGCAGGACAAGGAAATTTTCGAAAGAGACGGCTATTGGATTAGCCCGAAGCTGATCGATGACGATCAGATTGAGCGGCTGCGCCGCGCGCATGACCGCATATGGAGCGGGGATTGGGATGGCGACGGCGAGCCGATGAATTACTTCCGCCTTCATCCGAATCCGGATGCCATACGGAAGTTCGATAACGGCTGGTGGATCAACGACGAAGTCCGCACCGTCGTTACCGATCCGTTCATCGGCGAGCTGGCGGCCGATCTGCTCGATACGAACGAAATCCGGCTTTGGCACGATCAGGTTATCTACAAGCCGGGCGTCGGCGATAAGCCGACAAGAGACGGCAATGTCGGCTGGCATCAGGATTATGGCTATTGGCAGAGCTCGGACAATTCGAACATGGTTACCGTATGGATCGCACTGCAGGATACCGATATTTCGAATGGCGCCATGATGACGATTCTGGGCTCCAACCATTGGGGACTCGTTCCGGAGAGCGACGGATTCTTCAATCAGAACATGGAAGAGTTGAAAGAGAAATATGCCGGTGACCGGGAGTGGATCGAGGAGCCGTGCATCTTGAAAGCGGGCCAGGCGAGCTTTCATCACGGTCTGACGTTCCATGGCTCCGGCGTTAACCGGACGAATGAGCCGCGCCTGTCCGTTGTTGCGCATCTGATGCCGCAGGGAACCGGCTACCGCCCGCGCGTTCAGCGGCATGAAAATGTCAGGCTGCTCGGTCCGCGTCCAGTCAAGGGTCAGCCGTTTGCAAACGAGTATTTCCCTGTTCTGTATAAGAGGTAG
- a CDS encoding AraC family transcriptional regulator, translating to MPDAQDAPGMNAPSKEAAGGQTARWTYTTDDNGPIPFVPEFVMMGCDDIRKAIPLDDHVHNGCFEFVLVERGIASWELEGKVYRTQAGDVFHSRPGELHRGGFNIIEPCKLWWLILEAPHHNGWLQLTPAESRWVEQSLAALPRIVHTGLKPVESFKLIRRGLDQQNEAVRSMTVRHAIHDLLMNLFQPTGSRAAIAEDLLRNFDLLIARMKREPEWRPSVQELADAVGVSQSHFYHTFQEYTGQPPITFIERLRIKEACRRLTETGDTVTNITHSLGYPSSQHFATVFKRFMGVTPTQWRTRK from the coding sequence TTGCCGGACGCTCAAGACGCTCCCGGAATGAATGCCCCTTCGAAGGAGGCTGCCGGCGGACAGACCGCCCGTTGGACGTATACGACCGATGACAACGGCCCTATACCGTTCGTGCCCGAGTTCGTAATGATGGGATGCGACGACATTCGTAAAGCGATTCCGCTCGACGATCACGTCCATAACGGCTGCTTCGAGTTCGTCCTTGTCGAGCGCGGAATCGCGAGCTGGGAACTGGAGGGGAAAGTATACCGGACTCAAGCGGGGGATGTCTTCCATTCGAGGCCCGGCGAGCTGCACCGGGGCGGCTTCAATATTATCGAGCCGTGCAAATTATGGTGGCTGATTCTGGAGGCGCCTCATCATAACGGATGGCTGCAGCTTACCCCGGCGGAAAGCCGCTGGGTTGAGCAATCGCTCGCCGCACTCCCCCGGATAGTCCACACCGGATTGAAGCCGGTTGAATCCTTTAAGTTAATTCGCAGGGGACTCGACCAGCAGAATGAGGCCGTGCGATCAATGACGGTCCGGCACGCCATCCACGACCTGCTGATGAACCTATTTCAGCCGACCGGATCCAGAGCAGCCATCGCCGAAGATCTGCTCCGGAATTTCGATCTCCTGATCGCCAGAATGAAGCGTGAGCCGGAATGGCGCCCTTCCGTACAGGAGCTTGCGGATGCCGTTGGCGTCAGCCAGTCCCACTTCTACCACACCTTCCAGGAATATACCGGGCAGCCGCCGATTACCTTCATCGAACGGCTTCGCATCAAAGAAGCCTGCAGAAGGCTGACGGAAACGGGCGATACCGTAACGAACATTACGCACAGTCTCGGCTACCCGTCCAGCCAGCATTTTGCCACCGTATTCAAACGTTTCATGGGGGTTACCCCGACCCAGTGGCGTACCCGCAAGTAG
- a CDS encoding Ger(x)C family spore germination protein — protein MNGVWRIWKGGALLLSISLLASLLSGCWDRVEVNDLATITAVGIDQKSDDLIELSVQIFAPSQSGGSGSSMGQGGQPGQTPATMVVSASGVNFAAAVASLQEKVPRRLFWGQSEVLVIGQEAARKDVRGHLDYIFRVPQIRASTLIYISHKKAKDVLALMPQIRRSSAKALEDFEGIKVGLALELGKFIIMLARSKGSSAAPAIDILPPSPGQKPNQTHPVLVGSAVFREGKLAGFADNNITQGILWLRNEIRYSTTTVKPDEEEGYISVRLIRGKSKIAPSIKKDSWEITVKADADYLLIQNTSKLDVLSRKETRKLEEQLKREIEQRMNETLQLVQKELKADIFGFGEAFHRKYPKSWNKAKNRWKELYPQVKVNYEIAPHMVSPGKRTLPAGWNEDEVKR, from the coding sequence ATGAACGGTGTTTGGCGAATATGGAAAGGAGGAGCGCTGCTGCTTAGTATAAGCCTCCTTGCTTCTCTGCTGTCCGGGTGCTGGGATCGGGTAGAGGTGAACGATTTGGCAACCATTACCGCAGTCGGTATCGATCAGAAATCAGATGATTTGATTGAGCTGTCCGTTCAAATCTTTGCCCCTTCTCAAAGCGGGGGATCCGGTTCCAGCATGGGACAAGGAGGCCAGCCGGGCCAGACTCCGGCTACGATGGTCGTCTCTGCTTCCGGCGTTAATTTTGCGGCCGCAGTGGCGAGCCTTCAAGAGAAGGTGCCCCGGCGATTATTTTGGGGCCAGAGCGAGGTGCTCGTTATCGGACAAGAGGCCGCTCGCAAAGATGTCCGCGGACATCTGGATTATATCTTTCGCGTTCCTCAAATCCGTGCCAGCACCCTTATCTATATCAGCCATAAGAAGGCGAAGGACGTTCTTGCATTAATGCCGCAGATTCGAAGAAGCTCGGCCAAAGCGCTTGAGGATTTTGAAGGGATCAAGGTGGGGCTCGCGCTGGAGCTGGGCAAGTTCATCATCATGCTTGCCCGTTCGAAAGGCAGTTCGGCCGCCCCTGCCATTGATATTCTACCGCCATCCCCAGGCCAGAAGCCAAACCAGACCCATCCGGTTCTTGTCGGCAGCGCCGTGTTCCGGGAGGGCAAGCTGGCCGGATTTGCCGATAATAATATTACCCAGGGCATTCTCTGGCTGCGGAATGAAATCAGATACTCGACCACGACCGTGAAGCCGGACGAGGAGGAAGGTTACATTTCCGTGCGCCTCATTCGAGGGAAATCGAAGATTGCCCCGTCGATTAAGAAGGACAGCTGGGAGATCACGGTCAAGGCCGATGCCGATTATCTCCTCATTCAGAACACATCCAAGCTGGATGTGTTAAGCCGGAAGGAGACCCGGAAATTGGAGGAACAGTTAAAGCGCGAGATTGAGCAGCGAATGAACGAAACGCTGCAGCTGGTTCAGAAGGAGCTGAAGGCCGATATATTCGGCTTCGGGGAGGCCTTTCACCGAAAGTATCCGAAGAGCTGGAACAAAGCGAAAAATCGTTGGAAAGAGCTTTATCCGCAAGTTAAGGTGAACTACGAGATTGCACCCCATATGGTAAGTCCGGGCAAGCGCACGCTGCCTGCCGGATGGAATGAAGACGAGGTGAAACGATGA
- a CDS encoding GerAB/ArcD/ProY family transporter, translated as MLEKGRISPLQMGMIMYSTVTATAILSLPAITAMHAGRDMWLSPIWGLLSGGISIFLAIMLGKRYPQETVIEYSNHILGRILGKLVGLIYLLFYIHLSSLILKEYGYFLVNNFYMRTPIIVIIGSFALLCAFNARGGIEVIARTATLLTPIAYLLLFATIVLITPKIQPQQMLPMFEHGAGPSLRGSISVQAWYSEFFLLSFLLPYMHDKHLKVKSSMVALLAVMVTLVLVNMASLMFMGSEESGRNVYPLLGITRSISVAGFFQHLESLVMFFWVAGTFIKFSMFSYVSIIGTSQWLGLPRYQPLVMPVVFLIVVISQWGDPRLQELIRFMDVSLPSYLLVLQIAVPAALLLISLARRKMAG; from the coding sequence GTGCTTGAAAAAGGAAGGATCAGTCCGCTGCAAATGGGGATGATCATGTATTCGACCGTTACGGCCACCGCGATTCTGTCGCTTCCGGCCATTACGGCCATGCATGCCGGCAGGGATATGTGGCTGTCTCCGATTTGGGGGCTGCTTAGCGGTGGAATCAGCATCTTTCTTGCGATTATGCTCGGCAAGAGGTATCCGCAAGAAACGGTCATTGAATATAGCAACCACATTCTGGGCCGTATACTCGGAAAGCTTGTCGGTCTGATCTACCTGTTGTTCTACATCCATCTGTCCAGTCTAATCCTGAAGGAATATGGTTATTTTCTTGTGAACAACTTTTACATGCGCACCCCTATCATCGTAATCATAGGCAGCTTCGCGCTGCTCTGCGCATTCAATGCCCGCGGCGGGATCGAGGTGATCGCCAGAACGGCTACTTTATTAACGCCGATTGCGTATCTCCTGCTCTTCGCTACGATCGTTCTCATCACGCCAAAGATTCAACCGCAGCAGATGCTGCCGATGTTTGAGCATGGAGCGGGGCCGTCGCTTAGGGGTTCCATCTCGGTCCAAGCATGGTACAGCGAGTTTTTTTTGCTGTCATTCCTTCTTCCTTATATGCACGACAAGCATTTGAAAGTGAAATCAAGCATGGTCGCCCTGCTAGCCGTCATGGTTACGCTTGTTCTTGTTAATATGGCATCCCTGATGTTCATGGGGAGCGAGGAATCCGGACGCAACGTCTATCCGCTGCTGGGCATAACGCGATCGATAAGCGTCGCCGGTTTTTTTCAGCATCTGGAATCGCTGGTGATGTTCTTCTGGGTGGCAGGAACCTTTATTAAATTTTCCATGTTCAGCTATGTCTCGATTATCGGGACGTCGCAATGGCTGGGGCTTCCGCGTTATCAGCCGCTGGTGATGCCGGTTGTTTTCCTGATTGTGGTGATCAGCCAATGGGGAGACCCGAGGCTTCAAGAGTTAATAAGGTTTATGGATGTGTCGCTTCCCTCTTATTTGCTTGTTCTGCAGATCGCTGTTCCTGCCGCTTTGCTGCTGATTTCGCTCGCAAGGAGGAAGATGGCCGGATGA